In Euphorbia lathyris chromosome 10, ddEupLath1.1, whole genome shotgun sequence, a single genomic region encodes these proteins:
- the LOC136208350 gene encoding uncharacterized protein encodes METNRSNSTRENVLMGGLNNPATKENSAEKHLFVNHAEISWHEIRKQWVGDASRKPQRMQTEPIMSWTTTYEDLLCSNEPFQQSIPLAEMVDFLVDIWHEDGLYD; translated from the exons ATGGAGACTAATCGTAGTAATTCAACCCGTGAAAATGTTCTAATGGGAGGTTTGAATAACCCGGCCACCAAAGAAAATTCCGCTGAGAAACATCTCTTCGTGAACCATG CTGAGATTTCTTGGCATGAGATAAGAAAGCAATGGGTTGGTGATGCATCTCGAAAGCCGCAGAGAATGCAAACAGAGCCAATCATGAG CTGGACTACGACATATGAGGATCTTCTTTGTTCAAACGAACCTTTTCAACAGTCGATACCGTTAGCT GAAATGGTAGACTTCTTAGTAGACATATGGCATGAAGATGGCCTTTACGACTAG